AACTCCTTGCTGCGAAAGTCATAGAGCCAGATGTCCGGGTACTGGCCGCCCTTGTACCTTTTCCAGTAGTACTCTTCGCGGCCGCGTGGATTGTAGACCATCTTGTTGCCGTCGGGTGAAAACGAACAGAGGATGCCCCTGGGCACGGGAAGTTTCTCCGGGTAGGTGCCGTCGATGGAGACGGCAAAGAGCTTGGTGATGGGGCGGAAGGTGTTCTCAAAGTTGGCGCGGTAGACAATCTTCTTGCTGTCGGGTGTCCAGGTGACCACCTGTGCCGGCCCGCGGTAGGTGAGGCGCTTGGGCGTGCCGCCGTCGATGGGCATGAGGTAGACGTTCGGCCCGCGCTGGTAGCTGGCGGAGAAGGCGATCCACTGCCCGTCCGGGGAGATTTTGGCGGAGAACTCGTTGCCCGGGTGGCTGGTGAGGCGCATGGCCAGCCCGCCGCTTGCCGGCACGGTCCACAGGTCTCCCTCGAAGGTGAAGACAATCCTGTCGCCGCGGATGTCGGGGTACTGCATGAAGCGCCCCTCGATGGCGGCTTGGGACCCGGCAACAGTGGTGAGCAACACGGTCAAGAAGACAAGCACTCTCTTCATCGCGGCCCTCCATTGGCTGAAGTATGACTCCTGCACATTCGTGTTCTTAACCCCTTCGAGGCACTGGGACGTAGCAGCAAGTCAGCGCACCTTGCCTCTGCCATACAGCACACGGCCCGCATCGCGGATGCGAATCTCCCCATCCTGTGCGGCGATCTTGCCATTGACCACCACCCAGCGGATCCCCTTGGGGTACTGGTGAGGATTGGCAAACGTCGCGCAGTCCTGGACCTGGGCGGCGTCAAACACCACCAGGTCGGCGCAATAGCCCTTCTTGATCGCCCCGCGGTCCGCAAAACCCATGGCCTGAGCAGGCAGGCTGGTCATCTTGGCCACTGCCTCCGGCAGGGAGAGCACGCCCTGTTCCCGCACATAGCGCCCCAGCACCCGCGGGAAAGTGCCGTAGGCCCGCGGATGCGGCGAGCCCGTGCCCGGCACGGCAATGCCGCCGTCTGAGGCAATCATGGTATAGGGCAGTTTCATCAGCGCAACCACATCTTCCTCAGCCATCTGGAAGAAGATGGCGCTGGGCTGGTCGTCACGCTCCAGCTCGATAATCAGGTCGGCAGCGTTGGCTACCGTCGGCTGCTTTCCTCGCAGGGCGAGGATCTCCACCAGGTTCTTCCCCTCGTACTCCGGGTGATTCTTGTCACGGGCGATGTAGATGGCCGCCACTTTGTCGATACCTCGCTTCGAGGTCAGGCGCTTGGCAATGAGGGCCTGCTTGATGCGCGCGTAGGTGGCGGGGTCCTTGAGCCGCTCCACGAACGCCTCGTGGCCCCCTTCCACTGCCCAGGCCGGAAAGCTGCTGGCAAAGCCCGAGCTGGTCGCCGTGTAGGGGTACTGGTCCAACCACACGGCCACTCCTGCGGCGCGCGCCGCTTCCACCGGCTGGGTGATGAGCTCGTACCTGCCCCACACCTCCTCGTCCGCCAGCTTGATGTGCGAAATCTGTACCCCCACGCCAGCCTCCTTGCCGACACGCAATGCCTCCTCTATGGCCTGCCTGATTGCCTGCCCCTGGTCGCGGAGGTGAGTGGCGTAGATGCCGCCATACGGCTGCACCGTCCGCGCCAGCTCGATGATCTCCTCGGTGGTGGAAAAGCGACCCGGCACGTAGGCGAGACCGGTGCTCAGCCCAATCGCTCCAGCGCGCATCTCCTGGTCCACCAGCTCCTTCATCTTGGCCAAAGCCTCCGGCGTGACCACCTTGTCGCTGTCGCCCAACACGAGGTGGCGGATCGTGTTGTGTCCAACCAGCGAGGCAAAGTTGACGGCGATCCCTACCTCTTCCAGCTTGCGAAAGAGCTCTGCCAAAGGGTATTCGGAATCGCCGCAGTTGCCGCCCACCACGGTGGTGACTCCCTGGAGCAGGTAGTTGAGCGCATCCGGGTGTTCGGCGATGTCCCGGTCTGTGTGCGTGTGCACGTCGATGAACCCCGGCGCCACATAGAGGCCAGTGGCATCGATGGTGCGCTCGGCCTGCGCATTTTGGATGGTGCCGATCTCCACAATCCGCCCGCCGATGACGCCGATGTCAGCTTGGAATGCTGGTGCGCCGCTCCCATCCAAAATCATCCCGGACGTGATCACCAAGCTGTACCGGCGGCTGAGCAGGTTGCAGCTGAGCGAGGTCAGTGCCACCGCCGCTACCGACAGGACAAGGAGCTTCTTCCTGAGCATGAGCATTATTCTCCGCATAGCCTGATCTTCAACACTCGATGAACATCGCCTCCTGGAAGCCGAGCCAGTGGTTGAGCGAGGCGAGTTGCCGCCGCAGGTGCCGGTACTCCGGGCAAAACCTTGCCACCAGTGCCCAGAAGCGGGGCGAGTGGTTCGGCTCACGCAGATGGGCCAGCTCGTGGATGAGCAGATAGTCGGCCACCTCCGGCTGCAGCAGCATGATGCGCCAATTGATGTTGAGGTTCCCCTTTCGCGAGCAGCTCCCCCATAGGGAGTGCTGGTTCTTGACCGCGAACCGCCGCGGCGCCACCCCCATGCGGCTCGCCCAGTAGGCAATCCGCCCTCGCAGATGTCGGCGCGCCATCGCCTTGTACCAGCCCACCACGCAGCCGCAGACGATAGGCGTGCTCAACTCGCTGGCGGAGACCGCCACCCGCCCATCGGCACAGCGCCAGCGGGGCGAGAGGAGCGTCGGCTCGTGCTCCAAGTGCAATCGGTACCTCTGACCCCAGAGGGGCAAAGCCGCACCTTGCTCCAATCTGAAAGGGGGATGCGCAAGCTGGCGTTGTCGCAGCAGGGACAGACGACGCAAGATCCACTCTTCGTGCTCGTGCGCCAGCTTCCGGGTCTCCGCGCGCGACAGCTGCCGTGGCACGCTGATCACTACCACCCCGTCCCTGCGCACAGAGAGGCGGAAGTGGCCGGAGCGGCGGTGCCGCCGCACCCGACAGCGCACTGCATGACCAGAAAGGTGGAGGATGTGCAACTCCTCGTCCATGAGCTCCGGAATTTGGGCGGCAAACTCCTACGGGCAGACTGCCTATAGTCTACGGAATTGCGCGGAAAAACGCAATAGAAAATTTCCCTGCTCGCTCCTCCTTTGCAGGTCGAACAAGTGGCCATGGTGGCCCGCCTCTGCGGCGAAGTCGCTCATCGAGGAGTTTACCTGCGCCACAAACAGCTTGACTTCTTGCCGGCGATTTGCTATAATTGCACAGGCACAAGAGTGCCTGACACCTATGCGCGGGCACCAAATTGGACCAGAGAGTCGGAGTTGTGCTACGAAGTTCTTGACCGGGAGGGTCTCACATGAAAGGCGACGACAAGATCATTGCCACGCTCAATGCGCGGTTGGCTGAGGAGCTCACCGCCATCAGCCAGTACATGGTTCACTCGGAGATGAACGACGATTGGGGCTACCAGAAGCTGCATGAAGCCATCGAGAAGCGGGCCATCGAGGAGATGCGCCATGCCGAGAAGCTGATCGGCCGCATCCTCTTCTTGGAAGGCACGCCCATCGTCAGCAAGCTGCACGCCATGCACATCGGTGCAGAGGTGGAGAAGCAGCACCAGAACGATTGGCAGGCGGAGAAGGCGGCCATCGACGGCTACCGCGAGAGCATCAAGTTGGCGGGCGAGGTAGGCGACTTTGGCACGCGCGAGCTTCTGGAGTCCATCCTCAAAGACGAGGAGGCGCACATCGACTGGATCGAGAGCCAGCTCGAGCAGATCAAGCAGGTGGGGATCCAGAACTACTTGGCCGACAAGATCGGATGAGCCGCAACGCCGCCGATTCAATCCAATCATGAGACTTGCCTGGGGTGACACGGTTTTGTGTCACCCCTTGTTTCTTGGGGTTGGCGACCGATCGTGCTCAGAAAGAGGGGTGAAGCAATGAATCACCGCATTACCGGGCTTCTTGTCGCGGCGCTGACTGTTGTGCTCGCTGGCACGGCAATGGCGTGCACCACCGCAGTCGTCTCCGGCAAAGCGACTCCTGACGGCAGACCTCTGCTCCTCAAGCACCGCGATAGCGATGCGTTGGAGAGCCGACTGGTGTACTTCGCCGACGGCCGCTATCCGTACATCGGTCTGGTCAATGCGGCCGACTCCACGGGTGCCGAGGTCTGGGTCGGCTGCAACAGCGCGGGCTTTGCCATCATGAACTCCGCCTCCTACAACCTGAACGTCAACGACACGACCAGGCTGAAGGACCAAGAGGGGGTACTGATGAAGCGTGCCTTGCAAAGTTGCGCCACCGTGGCCGACTTTGAACAGCTCTTGCGCACACTGCCCAAGCCGTTGGGAGTAGAAGCGAACTTTGGCGTCATCGACGCGCAGGGTGGCGCGGCGTACTTTGAGACGGGCAACTACTCCTTCACCAAGTTCGACGCCAATGACCCAATCGTGGCCCCTTTCGGCTATCTGATTCGTACGAACTACTCGTATACCGGCGAGCGGAAGCACGACTATGGCCTCATCCGCTTTGCCAGTGCCGAGCAACTTTTCTACACGGCCTCTCTCGCCAACGGCCTGACTGTGGAGTTCATGACGCGGACGGTGAGCCGCTGCCTGCGCCACGGGCTGACGGGCGTGGACTTGACGCAGAATCTTCCGGACAACGAAGAGCAACCGGTCTTTGTCAGCTTCGCCGACTTTATTCCGCGCTACAGTTCTTCTTCCTGCGTGGTGGTCCAGGGAGTGCGCCCGGGTGAGCCGGCGGCATTGAGCACCATGTGGACGATGCTCGGCTTTCCGCTCTGCACGGTGACCATTCCGGTGTGGGTTGCTGCCGGGCCCGAACTTCCCAAGGTGCTGGTCGCCAACGCACAAGGCAGAGCGCCGCTATGTACGGCCGCATTAGCGCTGAAGGGGCGTTGCTTTCCGTTCACCAGGGACGCGGGGCGCAATTATCTGAACTTGGCAGCGTTGTTGAACAAGCAGGGGACGGGCATCTTGCAGCGCTTGCTCCCCTTGGAGGAAAAGCTGCTCGTAGAAGCCCGCCGGCGCCTGCAGCAGTGGCGCGAAAAGGGTTTCGATGGCAAGGAGGCACAGGTCTTCTACCGCTGGGTGGATGGCACCGTTTCAGGGGCCTATCGGAAAGAATTTGGCCTGTTGGATCAAGACTGAGGCGCCACGGCCGGAAAAGACCGCACGCGCGTTGGCGAATCGGGGCACAGGTAGCGCGAACCAAAGGCTTGCGCTTACCTGTGCGACGGACCCATCTCACCAGTTGCCTCCCGCCGAGGAATCACCCGCCGCAAGAGCAAAAACACCGGATAGTCCGCCAGGCACACCGCTGCACCCGCCACCGCCGTCATGGGCTGCGTGAGTGCCACCGCCGCGGGCACCACCAACATGCTCAGCACGAACACCCCAGGCAGGACTGGGTACAGTGGCACCCTGTACCCTGCAGCGTCCCCTCGCCTGCGCAACACAAATACCGTCGAGGCCACGACTGCGATAGTCAGGCAGTCCAAGAACATGATGTAGCCCACCATCCGCTCAAAGGTCCCCAAGAAGACGATGGAGAGCAGTATCGTGCACACGAAAAAGGTGAGCGTGAACTCTTGCACCTGCGTCCTCCCGTTCACCCGCATGAACAGCGCAGGCAGCACCCCATCCGCCGCCATGGCATAGTACGCGCGTGGGATTTGCATCAGGGTGACGTTGAGAAATCCGAGCGCCGAAAGAACGATGGCCAACGAGATGAACAGATGGCCAACTTCGCCAAAGCAGCGTCGCGCCACCTCGGCGGCGACCAGGTCGGATCCGGCAATCCCGGCAATCCCCAGCACGCGATGGTAGGCAGCGTTGAGAAGGAGATAACAGGCGATGATGATGCCGATACCAAAGAAGATCCCTTTCGGCATAGTCGCCGCAGAGCCTTTGACGTCCGCGCCAAAATTGATGGTGCACTGATATCCTCCGTACGCGTAGAGGACCGAGATGAGCCCCGTGCCCAGGGCAAGCCAGCCAGGCCCTGCGGGCCCAGAGGCGGCCATCGCCGCTCCCTCCTGCTGCCCATAGCGCAGTGCTGCGAGGACAATGGTCGCGATCATCACGATCTTCAGAACCGTCAACACGTCCTGCGCCCAGGCGCCAGTCCTGATGCCCAGGTAGTTGATCACGAAGAGGAGGAGAATGAGCCCCGCTGCGCTGAGCTGTGTGGCCAGGTGGGTACGCAGGTGTGCTGGCAGGAGAATGGGACAGAGGTATTCGGCGCCAATGGTGGCCACGGCTGCGGCGCCCACGCCATTGACAAAGAGCACGTTGATCCAGTTCAGCATGAATGCCAACCACGAGCCGTGGCACTCCGCCACTACCTTGTAGTAGGCTCCGGGCCTGGGAAAGCGGGAGCCAATTTCGGCAAAGGTGAGGGCCCCCATCAGGCTGATCAGTCCGCCCAAGACCCAGGCGGCAAAAAAGAGGTCGGTGCGGTTGGTGGCGGCTGCGACCATGGCCGGGGTGCGGAAAATCCCAATGCCGATGACCAGGCTGACGACGATCATGGTGGTGTCGAAGGTGTTCAGCTTTGCTTTGATGCCCATGACGGCTCTCTGATGGCTGGGCTATCCTGTAAGTACAGCTCCAAACGGTTCAGCGGAGCTCAACTTTGGCTTCCCCGGAGCTCTCCGGCAGCTTGACCCAGGTTATCTGTCGCTCGGCCTCATAAAGCCAGCCCCGGTCCAACTGGCGCAGGTGGTCCGTGCTGTCCACGTGGGGCAGAGCCTGTCCCTGCAGCGTCACCTGCCGCGGCGCTCTTGGGCAGCCGTTCACTCTCAGCACCACGTGATCCCGCGGTGGCCGGTAGGTGCCCCGCCTGGGGCTCAATTTGACGCGCAGCGTTTGCTTATCCCGTCCGAGAGAAACCAGCCGTAGGGCGTATTCGCCGTGTTCGTAGGCAAATCCGTCACCAGCATCCTCGTACAGCGAATCCACAGAGGCATGCTCGCCCGGGTAAACACTTATGATGAGCGGATCACCCGGCTTCTCGCCCACGAAGTTGACTGGCTGCTGCATGGGGATCACCGTGCCGGCGCGCACGAACAGCGGCACGCGCTCCAGCGGAGCATCCACCATGATCCTGGCCGGCCCGCGATGGAGCTGGTTGGTGGCGAAATCGTACCATTGTCCCTCAGGTAGGTAGACCCAACGCATGCGGGCGCCTTCGCTGAGCACAGGTGCAACCAGCAGGGCGTCGCCGACTAAGAACTGGTCATCGAGCTCCCATGTTGCCGGGTCCTTCTGGAACTCGAGCACCAGGGGGCGCATCACCGGTAGGCCGGTGAGAGAGGCCTCGCGAAACACATCATACAGGTACGGCAAGAGCTCGTAACGCAAGCGGATGGCGCGTCTATTCATCTCCTCGAAGCTGTCGCCAAACGCCCACGGCTCCTGGTCGCGCGTGCCATAGGAGGTGTGGTTGCGGCACAAGGGCGTGAGGATGCCGAGCTGCAGAAACCGGGTAAAGAGTTCAGGCGTGGGGCTCCCCTCGAAGCCGCCGATGTCAAATCCTACGAACGGCACGCCCGAC
The Calditrichota bacterium genome window above contains:
- a CDS encoding M48 family metallopeptidase, with the protein product MDEELHILHLSGHAVRCRVRRHRRSGHFRLSVRRDGVVVISVPRQLSRAETRKLAHEHEEWILRRLSLLRQRQLAHPPFRLEQGAALPLWGQRYRLHLEHEPTLLSPRWRCADGRVAVSASELSTPIVCGCVVGWYKAMARRHLRGRIAYWASRMGVAPRRFAVKNQHSLWGSCSRKGNLNINWRIMLLQPEVADYLLIHELAHLREPNHSPRFWALVARFCPEYRHLRRQLASLNHWLGFQEAMFIEC
- the bfr gene encoding bacterioferritin — encoded protein: MKGDDKIIATLNARLAEELTAISQYMVHSEMNDDWGYQKLHEAIEKRAIEEMRHAEKLIGRILFLEGTPIVSKLHAMHIGAEVEKQHQNDWQAEKAAIDGYRESIKLAGEVGDFGTRELLESILKDEEAHIDWIESQLEQIKQVGIQNYLADKIG
- a CDS encoding DUF5110 domain-containing protein; this translates as SEVRTLARTFRDKGIPCDAIYLDIHYMDGYRCFTWDANRFPQPQQMLKDLGALGFKVVVIIDPGIKVDPAYWVCAEGLAGDHFCRLPDGRLHVSQVWPGDCYFPDFTRPATRQWWGSLYAGLVADGVAGFWNDMNEPGVWGGTFPDIVQHSHNGQLVDHLAVHNVYGLEMARGTYEGVRKLRPDKRPFILTRAGFAGVHRYAAVWTGDNVANWEHLRLALTMCLGLGMSGVPFVGFDIGGFEGSPTPELFTRFLQLGILTPLCRNHTSYGTRDQEPWAFGDSFEEMNRRAIRLRYELLPYLYDVFREASLTGLPVMRPLVLEFQKDPATWELDDQFLVGDALLVAPVLSEGARMRWVYLPEGQWYDFATNQLHRGPARIMVDAPLERVPLFVRAGTVIPMQQPVNFVGEKPGDPLIISVYPGEHASVDSLYEDAGDGFAYEHGEYALRLVSLGRDKQTLRVKLSPRRGTYRPPRDHVVLRVNGCPRAPRQVTLQGQALPHVDSTDHLRQLDRGWLYEAERQITWVKLPESSGEAKVELR
- a CDS encoding D-aminoacylase, producing the protein MGVIGGRIVEIGTIQNAQAERTIDATGLYVAPGFIDVHTHTDRDIAEHPDALNYLLQGVTTVVGGNCGDSEYPLAELFRKLEEVGIAVNFASLVGHNTIRHLVLGDSDKVVTPEALAKMKELVDQEMRAGAIGLSTGLAYVPGRFSTTEEIIELARTVQPYGGIYATHLRDQGQAIRQAIEEALRVGKEAGVGVQISHIKLADEEVWGRYELITQPVEAARAAGVAVWLDQYPYTATSSGFASSFPAWAVEGGHEAFVERLKDPATYARIKQALIAKRLTSKRGIDKVAAIYIARDKNHPEYEGKNLVEILALRGKQPTVANAADLIIELERDDQPSAIFFQMAEEDVVALMKLPYTMIASDGGIAVPGTGSPHPRAYGTFPRVLGRYVREQGVLSLPEAVAKMTSLPAQAMGFADRGAIKKGYCADLVVFDAAQVQDCATFANPHQYPKGIRWVVVNGKIAAQDGEIRIRDAGRVLYGRGKVR
- a CDS encoding amino acid permease; amino-acid sequence: MGIKAKLNTFDTTMIVVSLVIGIGIFRTPAMVAAATNRTDLFFAAWVLGGLISLMGALTFAEIGSRFPRPGAYYKVVAECHGSWLAFMLNWINVLFVNGVGAAAVATIGAEYLCPILLPAHLRTHLATQLSAAGLILLLFVINYLGIRTGAWAQDVLTVLKIVMIATIVLAALRYGQQEGAAMAASGPAGPGWLALGTGLISVLYAYGGYQCTINFGADVKGSAATMPKGIFFGIGIIIACYLLLNAAYHRVLGIAGIAGSDLVAAEVARRCFGEVGHLFISLAIVLSALGFLNVTLMQIPRAYYAMAADGVLPALFMRVNGRTQVQEFTLTFFVCTILLSIVFLGTFERMVGYIMFLDCLTIAVVASTVFVLRRRGDAAGYRVPLYPVLPGVFVLSMLVVPAAVALTQPMTAVAGAAVCLADYPVFLLLRRVIPRREATGEMGPSHR